Genomic segment of Thermodesulfobacteriota bacterium:
CCCATCACCTGCAGCAATTCCTTGATCTCATTGAGAGACTTGCGCCCGAAGTTCTTGGTCTTGAGCATCTCGGCCTCGGTTTTCTGCACCAGTTCACCAATGAAATGGATATTGGCGTTCTTCAGGCAGTTGGCCGAGCGCACCGACAACTCCAAATCGTCGACACTCTTGTACAGGTGCTCGTTGATGGGCGCCCGTTCCGCGGTGTCCTGCGGCGGCGTCTCCAGCTCCACGCCGATCTCGTCGAAGTTGAGAAAGATCCGCAGCTGGTCCCTGAGGATCTTGGCGGCAAACGACAAGGCATCCTCCGGACGCACCGAGCCATCGGTCCAGATCTCGATCGTCAGCTTGTCGTAGTCGGTCTGCTGGCCCACCCGGGCCTGGGCGGTGGTGATCTTCACCTTCTTGACCGGCGTGTGCACCGCGTCGATCGGAATGGTGCCCACTGGCAGGTCCTCGATCCGCTGCCGGTCGGAAGGGATGTAGCCCTTGCCCCACTTGACCTCCATCTCGGCCCGGAACGCGCCGTCGCCGGTAATGGTACAAATCTTCTTGTCCGGATTGAGGACCTCCACCGTGCCGTCAGCGATGATATCAGCCGCAGTCACCGGTCCCCGCTCCGCCTTCTCGATACGGATCACCTTGGACTCTGACGTGTTGAGCTTGAGCCGCACCTCCTTGAGGTTGAGGATGACCTCGGTCACATCCTCCAACACCCCAGGAATGGTTGTAAACTCGTGAAAGGCTCCCTCCACCCGCAACGAGGTAATAGCCGCCCCCTGAATGGACGACAGGAGGATGCGGCGCAAGGGGTTGCCGATGGTGGCAGCAAAGCCCCGCTCCAACGGCTGGCAGACGAACTTGCCGTAGTGCTCAGAGTGTGTATCAGCTTCGACCTCCAGGCGCTCGGGCCTGATGAGCTCGGTCCAGTTGCGATAGATGGGGATGATCTCAGCAGCCATAGCAAGTAGTATCCCTCACGACAAAGACTGACGGCCGCCTCCGAAACGGATCGGCCGGATACGAACCGGACGGAGGCCCATGGGGACGCCCAAGGTGCGGGTGGCCCCAGGGCGACCGGTGCCGATTCTCACTTGGAATACAACTCGACGATCAGCTGCTCCTGCATCGGCATCGTCAGCTCTTCCCGGTTGGGTGCCGTCTTGACCACGCCCCGGAATTGGCCTCGGTCCACCTCCAGCCAGGACGGAAGCCCCCTGCGGGCAGCCGCCTCCATGCTGTCGGTGATGGTGGCCACGGTGCGGCTCTTCTCTTTGATTGTGATCACCTCTCCCACCGAGGTCAGGTAGGAGGGGATGTTCACCTTGTGGCCATCCACCTGGATGTGGTTGTGCCGGATGAGCTGCCTGGCCTGACTGCGGGTGCTGGCGAAACCCAGACGAAACACGGTGCTGTCCAGGCGGCGCTCCAGGAGGATAAGCAAATTCTCGCCGGTGATCCCCTTCATCCGGTCCGCCATCTCGAAGTAGCGACGGAACTGACCCTCCAAGAGGCCATAGACACGCCGCACCTTCTGCTTCTCGCGCAGCTGCACGGTATAGTCGGAGACCTTGCGAGTCCTCGCCTGCCCATGCTGCCCCGGCGGATAGGCCCGCCGCTCGAAAGCACATTTGTCACTGTAGCAGCGGTCCCCCTTCAGGAACAGCTTGAGGTTCTCCCGCCTGCACCGCCTGCACACCGCGCCAAGGTATCTGGCCAACGCTCTTTCCTCCTCGGTCAATCCCTGTCGATGCTTCGCTGCTCTTCCTGACCATCACACGCGGCGCCGCTTGGGGGGGCGGCAGCCATTGTGCGGCATCGGGGTCACGTCCCGGATCCGGCTGACCTCAAGGCCGACGGCCTGCAAGGCGCGCAGAGCCGACTCCCGGCCTGGCCCGGGCCCTTTGACCCAGACCTCGATACTGCGCATCCCCTGTTCCATGGCTCGCCGAGCCGCGGTCTGCGCGGCATTCTGTGCGGCAAACGGGGTGCTCTTCCGGGAGCCTTTGAAGCCCAGGCAGCCGGCGCTGCTCCACGCCAGAACATTCCCCTGGCGGTCGGAGATGGTCACGATCGTGTTGTTGAACGTGGAGCACACGTGGGCAATGCCCTCGGGTACGTTCTTCTTTTCCTTCTTCTTGCCTCGCGCGGCTACACTCTTTGGACCTGCCATACTGCCTCCTCCCAGAAAACCTTCCCCCCCTCTGTGCGGGGCTCATCGCCACAGCCGCGCCAGAAGAGCCACGGGACGGCCGTCGATCATGGATCGGATGCTCTACTTCTTCTTCAGGGGCGCGCCCTTCCGGGGGCCCTTGCGGGTGCGGGCATTGGTGTGGGTCCTCTGGCCCCGAACCGGCAGACCCTTGCGGTGGCGCAGTCCGCGGTAGCACCCCAGATCCATCAACCGCTTGATGTCCATGGACACCTCCCGGCGCCGGTCGCCCTCCACCACGAATCCCTCGTCGATGATCTTGCGGATCTTGGCGACATCGCCGTCCGACAGATCGTCGCTGTTGAAGTCGAAGGGCAGCCCGGCCGCATCCAGGATGCGGCGCGCCGACGTCCGACCGATGCCATGGATATAGGTCAAGGCGATCTCCATGGCTTTCTTCTTCGGCAGGTCAACTCCAGCTATGCGTGCCAACGTCGTCCTCCAGACTCCTCTTGGTTACATCCGCGCCGCGTGGCAGCACGGACTCTCCCCGTACCGAGCAGGCGCCGGGCTGTCTATCCCTGGCGCTGCTTGTGCTTCTTGACCTTGCATTCAACGCGCACCACACCTTTGCGCTTGATCACCTTGCAGTCCGCACAGATCCGCTTTACAGAAGCCCGTACCTTCATGATATTCACCCTATCGTTTCTCGGAACGTCCCCCCTTGGCTCGGAAGACTACCCGGCCTCGGGTCAGGTCGTACGGTGACAGCTCAACGGTCACCCGGTCGCCTGGCAAGATCTTGATAAAATGCATGCGCATCTTGCCGGAAATGTGGGCCAGGATCCGATGGCCGTTGTCCAGCTCCACCCGAAACATGGCGTTGGGCAAAGGCTCGACGATGGTCCCTTCAACCTGTATGGCCTCTTCTTTGGGCATACTCCCTCTTCCTCAAGGCCCAACCAGAGGAGCCGGCAGGGTCTCTCCCGCCATCAGACTGAGAACCACCGGCCCGTTCTCGGTGACCGCCACCGAGTGTTCGAAATGTGCAGACGGCATCCGATCGCAGGTCACAGCAGTCCAGCCGTCCGCCAGGACCTCCACCTCATGCGTCCCCATATTCACCATGGGCTCCACAGCCAGTACCATCCCCGGCTGCAGCCGAATACTCCGCTCATGGCCAACGAAATTCGGGACCTCCGGTCCCTCGTGGAGGTTGACACCAATGCCGTGCCCCACGAACTGTCGCACAACTGAAAAACCCCGCGCCTCGACATGCTCCTGCACCGCCCGGGAGATATCCTTCACCCGGTTGCCGGCACGGGCTGCTGCCAAGCCCCTGTAGAGAGCCTCCTGCGTGACCTGCATCAGTGCTCGGCGTCGTCCATCCACAGCGCC
This window contains:
- a CDS encoding DNA-directed RNA polymerase subunit alpha, with amino-acid sequence MYRNWTELIRPERLEVEADTHSEHYGKFVCQPLERGFAATIGNPLRRILLSSIQGAAITSLRVEGAFHEFTTIPGVLEDVTEVILNLKEVRLKLNTSESKVIRIEKAERGPVTAADIIADGTVEVLNPDKKICTITGDGAFRAEMEVKWGKGYIPSDRQRIEDLPVGTIPIDAVHTPVKKVKITTAQARVGQQTDYDKLTIEIWTDGSVRPEDALSFAAKILRDQLRIFLNFDEIGVELETPPQDTAERAPINEHLYKSVDDLELSVRSANCLKNANIHFIGELVQKTEAEMLKTKNFGRKSLNEIKELLQVMGLGLGMVVEGWVSPEPPAKASVEEDEVER
- the rpsD gene encoding 30S ribosomal protein S4, with protein sequence MARYLGAVCRRCRRENLKLFLKGDRCYSDKCAFERRAYPPGQHGQARTRKVSDYTVQLREKQKVRRVYGLLEGQFRRYFEMADRMKGITGENLLILLERRLDSTVFRLGFASTRSQARQLIRHNHIQVDGHKVNIPSYLTSVGEVITIKEKSRTVATITDSMEAAARRGLPSWLEVDRGQFRGVVKTAPNREELTMPMQEQLIVELYSK
- the rpsK gene encoding 30S ribosomal protein S11 yields the protein MAGPKSVAARGKKKEKKNVPEGIAHVCSTFNNTIVTISDRQGNVLAWSSAGCLGFKGSRKSTPFAAQNAAQTAARRAMEQGMRSIEVWVKGPGPGRESALRALQAVGLEVSRIRDVTPMPHNGCRPPKRRRV
- the rpsM gene encoding 30S ribosomal protein S13, with protein sequence MARIAGVDLPKKKAMEIALTYIHGIGRTSARRILDAAGLPFDFNSDDLSDGDVAKIRKIIDEGFVVEGDRRREVSMDIKRLMDLGCYRGLRHRKGLPVRGQRTHTNARTRKGPRKGAPLKKK
- the rpmJ gene encoding 50S ribosomal protein L36, with amino-acid sequence MKVRASVKRICADCKVIKRKGVVRVECKVKKHKQRQG
- the infA gene encoding translation initiation factor IF-1, with the translated sequence MPKEEAIQVEGTIVEPLPNAMFRVELDNGHRILAHISGKMRMHFIKILPGDRVTVELSPYDLTRGRVVFRAKGGRSEKR
- the map gene encoding type I methionyl aminopeptidase; its protein translation is MAKAVLLKTPAQIELMRQANRIVAGALMMLRQRVTPGVSTWQLDAWAEEYAQAHGAQPAFKGYHGYPASLCVSINEQVVHGIPSKRVLLRDGDLVSFDFGVRYQGLFGDAALTVAVGAVDGRRRALMQVTQEALYRGLAAARAGNRVKDISRAVQEHVEARGFSVVRQFVGHGIGVNLHEGPEVPNFVGHERSIRLQPGMVLAVEPMVNMGTHEVEVLADGWTAVTCDRMPSAHFEHSVAVTENGPVVLSLMAGETLPAPLVGP